In a single window of the Neospora caninum Liverpool complete genome, chromosome VIIa genome:
- a CDS encoding 200 kDa antigen p200, related yields MEKNRCKPQKSRGKKEANGRQRRAGKERKKEANGRQRRAGKERKKEANGRQRRAGKERKKEANGRQRRAGKERKKEANGRQRRAGKERKKEANGRQRRAGKERKKEANGRQRRAGKERKKEANGRQRRAGKERKKEANGRQRRAGKERKKEANGRQRRAGKERKKEANGRQRRAGKERKKEANGRQRRAGKERKKEANGRQRRAGKERKKEANGRQRRAGKERKKEANGRQRRAGKERKKEANGRQRRAGKERKKEANGRQRRAGKERKKEANGRQRRAGKERKKEANGRQRRAGKERKKEANGRQRRAGKERKKEANGRQRRAGKERKKEANGRQRRAGKERKKEANGRQRRAGKERKKEGRVA; encoded by the coding sequence ATGGAAAAGAACCGGTGCAAACCGCAGAAAAGTCGAggcaagaaagaagcgaacggtcgccagagaagagctggcaaggagagaaagaaagaagcgaacggtcgccagagaagagctggcaaggagagaaagaaagaagcgaacggtcgccagagaagagctggcaaggagagaaagaaagaagcgaacggtcgccagagaagagctggcaaggagagaaagaaagaagcgaacggtcgccagagaagagctggcaaggagagaaagaaagaagcgaacggtcgccagagaagagctggcaaggagagaaagaaagaagcgaacggtcgccagagaagagctggcaaggagagaaagaaagaagcgaacggtcgccagagaagagctggcaaggagagaaagaaagaagcgaacggtcgccagagaagagctggcaaggagagaaagaaagaagcgaacggtcgccagagaagagctggcaaggagagaaagaaagaagcgaacggtcgccagagaagagctggcaaggagagaaagaaagaagcgaacggtcgccagagaagagctggcaaggagagaaagaaagaagcgaacggtcgccagagaagagctggcaaggagagaaagaaagaagcgaacggtcgccagagaagagctggcaaggagagaaagaaagaagcgaacggtcgccagagaagagctggcaaggagagaaagaaagaagcgaacggtcgccagagaagagctggcaaggagagaaagaaagaagcgaacggtcgccagagaagagctggcaaggagagaaagaaagaagcgaacggtcgccagagaagagctggcaaggagagaaagaaagaagcgaacggtcgccagagaagagctggcaaggagagaaagaaagaagcgaacggtcgccagagaagagctggcaaggagagaaagaaagaagcgaacggtcgccagagaagagctggcaaggagagaaagaaagaagcgaacggtcgccagagaagagctggcaaggagagaaagaaagaagcgaacggtcgccagagaagagctggcaaggagagaaagaaagaaggacgagTTGCGTAA
- a CDS encoding B-box zinc finger family protein, related has product MATNVGGDIRVSEKDLGVVLRDSDEWSFLEYLLQMSVRTSRVRLLEAWHIATPHLISAFERRTQGRLLTYSFVDTASLDEDNSLQDVARRGLKIPMTGMRFAVGNFSLPGFPLMRGGPSEADDPFVLPSTAVSARQEEAKKDRSKFLEAARSQLLTGERRIFEYLLCQVGVGRSVVVEDEKEACGSRFSLLWEYDSAYLEKGTLPPEESLTVHYQTVDDLKNGEDGLLKSAKDQDTRNSPPPSFPSVFGDGKRVTPGVLPQYTFRHDYVVYDSSQMPRPFGTCKHHPGEVYELFCSICHVAVCRLCRGNHLHFASSKALDDEGSGSIVAGGRSLMPLNKPYQAVLHMAKKPHFVLAARRTELEKRLEEVQKMLDGVRRNCREEEQRCYAILEEAITQLHSCTEDKMGVVLSRQLELQREVDTMEWSESFLQYLRSVLPPADFLHAWLRHCRLRDELDALAGEPSMLSRNIFPDMRLQGRVDILTDSALRRQDYTLTEGRRRTPVATEGNDKKGEDAQKPKGPEKRVQFGTTLLSGE; this is encoded by the exons ATGGCGACGAACGTGGGCGGCGACATTCGCGTTTCCGAGAAAGACTTGGGAGTCGTCTTGCGAGACTCCGACGAGTGGTCTTTCCTCGAGTATCTGCTTCAGATGAGCGTGAGGACGTCTCGCGTGCGGCTGCTCGAAGCCTGGCACATCGCCACGCCCCACCTCATCAGTGCCTTTGAAAGAAGAACACAG GGCCGTCTGCTTACCTACTCCTTCGTCGACACCGCCTCTCTCGACGAGGACAACTCGCTGCAAGATGTCGCTCGGAGAGGCTTAAAGATCCCGATGACGGGCATGCGATTTGCCGTCGGCAACTTCAG TCTACCAGGCTTCCCTCTCATGCGTGGAGGCCCCTCCGAAGCAGACGATCcgttcgttcttccttcta CGGCTGTGTCGGCACGccaggaggaagcgaagaaggacagAAGCAAATTTCTCGAAGCCGCCCGTTCACAGCTCCTGACGGGCGAAAGGAGAATCTTTGAGTATCTCCTGTGTCAAGTCG GCGTCGGTCGCTCGGTAGTTgttgaagacgagaaggaagcgtgTGGAAGTCGCTTTTCGCTCCTCTGGGAATACGACTCGGCTTATCTGGAGAAAGGTACGCTGCCCCCGGAGGAAAGTCTGACGGTGCACTACCAAACGGTCGACGACttgaaaaacggagaagacggcttGTTGAAGAGTGCGAAGGATCAAGACACAAGGAACTCTCCAccgccgtcttttccctccgtgtttggagacggaaagagagtgaCGCCAGGCGTGTTGCCTCAGTATACGTTCCGGCACGACTACGTTGTTTACGACTCCTCACAG ATGCCACGGCCGTTTGGGACGTGCAAACATCATCCCGGAGAAGTCTACGAGCTCTTTTGCTCGATTTGTCACGTCGCTGTCTGCCGGCTCTGTCGCGGGAACCACCTTCACTTTGCGTCGAGCAAAGCGCTTGACGACGAAGGGTCCGGATCCATTG TTGCTGGAGGAAGATCCCTGATGCCTCTGAACAAGCCGTACCAGGCTGTGCTGCACATGGCAAAGAAACCACATTTTGTTTTGGCCGCACGGCGAACAGAGTTGGAGAAGCGTCTCGAGGAAGTGCAAAAGATGCTCGA TGGGGTCCGCCGAAACTGTCGcgaggaggaacagagaTGCTACGCGATCCTTGAAGAAGCAATCACGCAACTGCAC AGCTGCACGGAGGACAAAATGGGGGTGgttctttctcgccagctcgagctccagagagaagTCGACACGATGGAATGGAGCGAGTCATTCCTCCAGTATCTTCGCAGTGTCCTCCCTCCAGCTGATTTCCTTCACGCCTG GCTGAGACACTGCCGACTGCGCGACGAGTTGGACGCACTGGCAGGGGAGCCTTCCATGCTCTCGCGCAACATCTTT CCTGATATGCGCCTGCAAGGCCGCGTGGACATCCTCACCGATTCGGCGCTTCGACGCCAGGACTACACGCTCACCGAGGGTAGAAGGAGAACCCCTGTagcgacagaaggaaacgacaaaaaaggagaggatgCACAGAAACCAAAGGGACCCGAGAAGAGAGTTCAGTTTGGCAccacgcttctctctggggAATAG